In Liquorilactobacillus hordei DSM 19519, the following proteins share a genomic window:
- a CDS encoding IS3 family transposase: MTLLKVAGLARSTYYYHLACLNRPDKYRQVKQIIRQEFARSHQTYGYRRMRFVLKQHHVKLCLETVRKIMFSMGLKVTLFSKHSGRYNSYHGHVGQVVPNLLKQQFKAHKPYTVLHTDVSQFKLTCGKWGYISTVIDEASNEVLAAKVSSTPNRVLIDQTLETVIKKIPATTKPILHSDQGWQYQMTNYQAKLRHHHFIQSMSRKGNCLDNAPVESFFSMLKRECLRRIKVTSLSELSTLVEHYVAWYNNQRISLKRHGLTPVEYRKQYLTNN; the protein is encoded by the coding sequence ATTACGCTCTTAAAAGTTGCGGGACTTGCGCGTTCGACGTATTACTATCATTTAGCTTGTCTAAACCGGCCTGATAAATATCGTCAGGTTAAACAAATTATTCGGCAAGAATTTGCCCGCTCTCATCAAACTTATGGTTATCGTCGCATGAGATTTGTTTTAAAACAGCATCATGTTAAACTTTGTCTAGAAACTGTTCGTAAAATTATGTTCTCTATGGGTCTGAAAGTTACTCTTTTTTCAAAACATTCTGGGCGGTACAACTCATATCATGGTCATGTTGGACAGGTGGTACCTAACTTGCTCAAGCAACAATTCAAGGCCCATAAACCATATACTGTTTTGCATACTGACGTCAGTCAGTTTAAACTTACGTGTGGAAAATGGGGTTATATTTCGACAGTTATTGATGAGGCTAGTAATGAAGTTTTAGCCGCTAAAGTTAGTTCAACACCCAATCGTGTTTTAATCGATCAAACCCTTGAGACAGTCATTAAAAAGATTCCCGCAACAACTAAACCAATTCTACACTCTGATCAAGGATGGCAATATCAAATGACCAATTATCAAGCTAAACTAAGACATCATCATTTCATTCAAAGCATGTCTCGTAAGGGAAATTGTTTAGACAATGCCCCAGTTGAGAGCTTTTTCAGTATGCTTAAACGTGAATGTTTAAGGCGCATTAAGGTTACTTCGCTCAGTGAACTAAGTACATTAGTGGAACATTATGTTGCTTGGTATAATAACCAGCGAATTTCACTTAAGCGTCACGGATTAACTCCAGTCGAATATCGTAAACAGTATCTAACTAATAATTAA
- a CDS encoding alpha/beta hydrolase — translation MQQLVNNNLIHYEIIGTGVPVVFLHGLCLDLNSMEYQYEPAFTGKNYQRIYVDLPGMGKSQSFYDVQPSGDYLIELIIKFLDAIKINNFYLCGHSYGGYLSLGIAHKYSERVKGLFLTCPVVTANSNQRIIETHINIQKDGFEVPDNEYTEDFIGMNVMINEVSWQKYVTEVVPGLKNCDFKFIKNLQADNFYHYEFKNEHELKKWESDIPTFLLLGKHDQIVGFKEQVSMAHNFNRCDLLILEQLTN, via the coding sequence ATGCAACAATTGGTCAATAATAATTTAATTCACTATGAAATAATAGGAACAGGGGTACCAGTTGTTTTTCTTCATGGGTTATGTTTGGATCTGAATTCTATGGAATATCAATATGAACCTGCGTTTACGGGGAAAAATTATCAGAGAATTTATGTTGACCTTCCTGGTATGGGAAAAAGCCAGTCTTTCTATGATGTTCAGCCATCTGGTGATTATTTGATAGAATTAATTATAAAGTTTCTTGATGCAATTAAAATTAATAATTTCTATCTTTGCGGACATTCCTATGGAGGATATTTAAGTTTAGGAATTGCTCATAAATATTCTGAACGTGTAAAAGGCTTATTCCTAACGTGTCCGGTGGTAACTGCAAATTCCAATCAAAGAATTATTGAAACACACATTAACATCCAAAAAGATGGGTTTGAAGTTCCAGATAACGAATATACAGAAGATTTTATCGGGATGAATGTTATGATTAATGAAGTTTCATGGCAAAAATATGTAACTGAGGTCGTTCCTGGGCTTAAAAACTGTGATTTTAAATTTATTAAAAATTTGCAAGCTGATAATTTTTATCATTATGAATTTAAAAATGAACATGAACTAAAAAAATGGGAATCTGACATTCCTACTTTTCTTTTACTAGGTAAACATGATCAAATTGTTGGGTTTAAAGAACAAGTAAGTATGGCGCACAATTTTAATAGATGTGATCTATTAATCTTAGAACAACTTACCAATTGA
- a CDS encoding DUF3021 domain-containing protein has protein sequence MLKKIKDLLNSFLIGVGFGSTVYLLFIAFGVEHEPTMFNIFSVLLISGLIGIFSLIFDVVEWSYLSTLFIHFLGTFSLVMLMIWINDWPVWQEFISFFLNFVGIYLIIWFIVKLKLSASVNSVNQRLRERNERHKQR, from the coding sequence ATGTTAAAAAAAATTAAAGATTTATTGAATTCTTTTTTAATTGGAGTCGGTTTCGGATCAACTGTCTATCTTTTGTTTATCGCATTTGGGGTAGAACATGAACCCACTATGTTTAACATTTTTAGTGTTCTATTAATAAGCGGGCTAATTGGCATATTCTCTTTGATTTTTGATGTGGTTGAGTGGTCATATCTGAGTACATTATTTATTCATTTTTTAGGTACCTTTAGCCTAGTAATGCTGATGATTTGGATAAATGACTGGCCTGTTTGGCAAGAATTTATCAGTTTTTTCTTGAATTTTGTTGGAATCTACTTAATTATCTGGTTTATAGTGAAATTAAAGTTATCCGCGAGTGTGAACAGTGTTAATCAAAGATTGCGAGAACGTAATGAAAGACATAAACAACGTTGA
- a CDS encoding helix-turn-helix domain-containing protein, with protein MTRNYTYSFKLKVVKEYLNGENSLHTLCLKYKMPSDTPLVIWVSRYKAFGPTGLKQLKRRHYSNDFKVAVITYYLNHSTSIQKTAIHFDISHTVVYNWLKLMRQFGIKAVISSKIGRPKMVKKKKETSKKKTEQQLIERQQKQIRHLEQELSYTKIENVYLKKLDAVIRNKK; from the coding sequence TTGACACGTAATTATACCTACAGCTTTAAGTTGAAAGTAGTTAAAGAATATTTAAATGGTGAAAATTCACTCCACACACTGTGTCTGAAATATAAGATGCCGAGTGATACTCCATTAGTAATTTGGGTGTCGCGTTATAAAGCTTTTGGCCCTACCGGTCTTAAACAGCTTAAACGCCGACACTATTCTAATGATTTCAAGGTAGCGGTTATTACCTATTACTTGAACCATTCTACCAGTATTCAAAAAACAGCCATCCACTTTGATATCAGCCACACAGTCGTTTATAATTGGCTTAAATTAATGCGGCAATTTGGAATTAAAGCCGTAATTTCATCTAAGATAGGACGACCCAAGATGGTTAAGAAAAAGAAAGAAACATCCAAGAAAAAGACCGAACAACAGTTAATAGAGAGACAACAAAAACAAATCAGACATTTAGAACAGGAACTTTCCTATACTAAAATTGAGAATGTTTATCTAAAAAAATTGGATGCCGTAATTCGAAACAAAAAATAG
- a CDS encoding ABC transporter permease: MLPLIQRNLKLFFRNRAGVFFSLLGALISFILFVVFLKANMLDSWNQLKHPARMFDFWVIGGTLAVTGITTTLSALSRMTSDTERHVYEDLILTGLSRLKIQISYILAATIIGTVLQGVLYFVMVFYFNKTDGIQIEWSISLQLFSVALLSSFSAALLNFALVYFMRSVDTVGKFSSIVGAMSGFLVGTYIPVGVLPEFAQNLVKLTPGAYVAAIYRQLLMHDILKNVNTNILGNLKKELGIGITLNSHLTSLGQNVGIVSGVTLVLLVVIVIINTYYQRKRRVGME; encoded by the coding sequence ATGCTACCACTTATTCAGAGAAACTTAAAATTATTTTTTCGTAATCGTGCTGGAGTTTTTTTCTCATTGTTAGGAGCACTAATCTCCTTTATATTATTTGTTGTATTCTTGAAAGCAAATATGCTTGATTCATGGAATCAGTTAAAGCATCCTGCAAGAATGTTTGATTTCTGGGTAATCGGGGGAACATTAGCAGTGACAGGGATTACAACCACACTGAGTGCGTTGTCAAGAATGACATCTGATACAGAACGACATGTATATGAGGATTTAATTCTAACAGGTTTGAGTCGCCTTAAAATTCAGATTAGTTATATTTTAGCTGCAACGATTATTGGCACAGTACTGCAGGGAGTACTCTACTTTGTAATGGTTTTTTATTTTAATAAAACTGATGGAATTCAAATTGAGTGGTCAATTAGTTTACAATTATTTAGCGTTGCACTTCTATCCTCATTTTCAGCGGCATTACTTAATTTTGCACTAGTCTATTTCATGCGTAGTGTTGATACAGTTGGTAAATTCTCATCAATTGTTGGTGCAATGTCCGGATTTCTTGTAGGGACATATATTCCCGTGGGAGTATTGCCAGAATTCGCACAAAATCTTGTGAAATTAACACCGGGAGCCTATGTGGCAGCTATCTATCGCCAGTTATTAATGCATGATATACTTAAAAATGTTAATACGAATATCTTAGGAAATTTAAAAAAAGAGTTAGGAATTGGTATTACTTTAAATAGTCACCTGACATCTCTTGGACAGAATGTAGGAATAGTTAGTGGTGTTACACTTGTTTTGTTAGTAGTGATTGTTATTATTAATACTTATTATCAAAGAAAACGAAGAGTAGGTATGGAGTGA
- a CDS encoding PTS transporter subunit EIIC, whose product MMNKRLINFLFKIDNITEHWKSLLIIRKSITILFPFILVGVYVELISDAVFHKHGFLNNIYHINQWLPGFKIFSRYFTILDLSINGVISIALTFLIAEITIQRTSKNELVAGVTAAFSFMIMNFNRGILGHTSNHETSWFLEGNLGYSGIFIAIIVGLVTGWIFNHFAVSNTDKGTGREGLFEQRLSLATQIHKTLKPALITLAFFGVFSCIVSFLIKLSANGLLSNPLEFSFTGYSLVLGSAILSLMLNNFIWLLGLIGYFDFNNINSSNMVQNLEYAIQHGSSWGAPNPISLHTLVDSFANIGGPGMALSLFIAIIWRSRDKDIQIIGKTSLLPSIFNVNQSPLVGIALLYDPLLIIPFICTPMVSIIITWSALKLNFMPPSVYPVSETTPGFLAGWLGTGGTWQAFLISIINLLAAVALYLPFVLLHNYFESMRKGGATNEV is encoded by the coding sequence ATGATGAATAAACGTCTCATTAACTTTTTATTCAAAATCGACAATATTACAGAACATTGGAAATCTCTTTTAATAATACGCAAGTCAATTACAATTTTGTTTCCGTTCATTTTGGTGGGTGTATATGTTGAATTGATAAGCGATGCCGTTTTTCATAAACATGGATTCTTGAATAATATTTACCACATTAATCAGTGGTTACCAGGATTTAAAATTTTTTCTAGATACTTCACAATATTAGATTTGAGTATAAATGGGGTAATTTCTATTGCGTTAACTTTTCTAATAGCTGAAATTACGATACAAAGAACATCCAAAAATGAACTGGTTGCGGGCGTGACAGCTGCCTTTTCATTTATGATAATGAATTTTAATAGGGGAATTTTGGGACATACGAGCAATCATGAAACTAGCTGGTTCTTGGAAGGAAACCTAGGTTACAGTGGTATTTTTATTGCAATAATTGTTGGTCTAGTTACTGGATGGATATTTAATCATTTTGCAGTCTCAAATACAGATAAGGGTACGGGTAGAGAAGGCCTTTTTGAGCAAAGATTGTCACTTGCAACACAAATTCACAAAACGCTAAAACCAGCTCTGATAACTTTAGCCTTTTTTGGAGTTTTTAGTTGTATAGTGAGTTTCTTAATTAAATTAAGTGCTAACGGGTTATTATCCAACCCATTAGAATTTTCATTTACGGGATATAGCTTGGTATTGGGTTCCGCAATCTTATCATTAATGTTGAATAATTTTATCTGGTTACTTGGGTTAATTGGTTACTTTGACTTTAATAACATTAATTCAAGTAATATGGTCCAAAATTTAGAATATGCGATTCAACACGGATCTTCTTGGGGCGCCCCGAATCCAATATCACTTCATACTTTGGTTGATAGTTTTGCTAATATTGGTGGTCCAGGAATGGCGTTGTCGCTTTTCATTGCAATAATCTGGCGTTCACGTGATAAAGATATCCAAATAATTGGAAAAACTAGTCTCTTACCAAGTATTTTCAATGTTAATCAGTCGCCTTTAGTAGGAATTGCATTATTATATGATCCATTGTTAATCATCCCTTTCATATGTACACCGATGGTTAGTATTATTATTACTTGGTCTGCACTAAAATTGAACTTTATGCCACCTTCAGTGTATCCAGTTAGTGAAACAACTCCCGGTTTTTTAGCAGGTTGGCTTGGAACAGGCGGAACATGGCAAGCATTTTTGATTAGTATTATAAATCTTTTGGCTGCAGTTGCACTTTATCTACCTTTTGTTTTACTGCATAATTACTTTGAAAGTATGCGCAAAGGAGGAGCAACTAATGAAGTTTAA
- a CDS encoding bacteriocin immunity protein: protein MIKNNENKEQAKAYISQLMMIFKNYQQKSPELLDIIDVLEQVYKRLDDAKKPEILVNRLVNYIRSNSLKGKIYYPTKEEKIIINLAFIGQKAGFNSQYNADFSDKSQFYHFNEVIPYHNR, encoded by the coding sequence ATGATTAAGAACAATGAAAATAAAGAACAAGCAAAAGCATATATTAGTCAATTAATGATGATTTTTAAAAATTATCAACAAAAATCTCCTGAATTGCTTGATATTATTGATGTATTAGAACAAGTTTATAAAAGGCTTGATGATGCTAAAAAGCCTGAAATACTAGTTAATAGATTAGTTAATTATATTCGTAGTAATTCCTTGAAAGGAAAAATATATTATCCGACTAAGGAAGAAAAAATAATTATTAATCTAGCATTTATTGGTCAAAAAGCTGGTTTTAATAGTCAATATAATGCAGATTTTTCAGATAAGTCCCAATTTTATCATTTCAATGAAGTGATTCCTTACCATAATAGATAA
- a CDS encoding GNAT family N-acetyltransferase, whose translation MELKKMNLKDYEKYIVGTIKEYASEKVKAGTWPADEATKLAEEEYSRLLPDGLDTKENYFYTFNVEQNTIGYLWLAKNKVNPEDAFIYDFAVEPEFQNKGFGTQAMGEIFIAAKALGFKKIGLHVFGKNERAIHVYNKLGFIPTDITMSRDL comes from the coding sequence ATGGAATTAAAAAAAATGAATTTAAAAGATTATGAAAAATATATTGTGGGAACCATTAAGGAATATGCTTCTGAAAAAGTGAAGGCAGGTACATGGCCCGCTGATGAAGCAACAAAATTGGCTGAAGAAGAGTATAGTCGTTTGCTTCCAGATGGTCTAGACACAAAAGAAAACTATTTTTATACTTTCAATGTCGAGCAAAATACAATAGGCTATCTGTGGTTAGCTAAGAACAAAGTAAATCCCGAAGATGCCTTTATTTATGATTTTGCAGTTGAACCTGAATTTCAAAACAAGGGATTTGGTACCCAAGCAATGGGTGAAATTTTCATAGCGGCAAAGGCATTGGGCTTTAAGAAAATTGGATTACACGTTTTTGGTAAAAATGAACGAGCAATACATGTTTATAATAAGCTTGGTTTTATTCCAACAGATATTACTATGAGTCGTGATCTATAA
- a CDS encoding LytTR family DNA-binding domain-containing protein: protein MKIRFEHDDTLQDEIDVVVRASSQNDKARTLIEYVKRFKQESSKIVPVKTIDRIVIIKVEDIILADVQKDTLTIETVNDQYIMQERLYKFMQKLPSELFVQVSKHAVINIDYLIALEDSFAGAMTARLEKNLRTNISRKFLGELEKHLGL, encoded by the coding sequence ATGAAGATTCGATTTGAACATGATGATACACTTCAAGATGAAATTGATGTTGTTGTAAGGGCGAGTAGCCAAAATGATAAAGCAAGAACATTGATTGAATATGTTAAACGGTTCAAGCAAGAATCAAGTAAGATAGTACCAGTTAAAACAATTGACCGTATTGTAATTATTAAAGTAGAAGATATTATTTTAGCAGATGTACAAAAGGATACATTAACGATTGAGACCGTTAATGATCAATATATAATGCAAGAAAGATTATATAAGTTCATGCAGAAGCTTCCTAGTGAACTATTCGTTCAAGTGTCTAAGCATGCAGTAATTAACATTGATTATTTGATTGCACTTGAAGATAGTTTTGCCGGTGCAATGACTGCTCGGTTAGAGAAAAATTTGCGGACAAATATTAGTCGTAAATTTTTGGGTGAGCTTGAAAAACATTTAGGATTGTGA
- a CDS encoding NupC/NupG family nucleoside CNT transporter produces MNFLFLATGLMFVFLVSWFASSDRKNVKYKRIVILFLLQIIISFLSLHTAGGIKILSEISAFFNWLMTQAAGGVDFVFGGLMIKSGSSVFFLSVLMPIVFISALIGILNYIKVLPFIIKWTGWILNKVTHVGELESYFAVSTAILGQPEVYLTVKEQIPKLNSKRLYTICASAMSAVSASLIASYMKMIPGKFVVVAVFLNILSALIVSCIINPYEIDENETIKIDSISEQPFFEVLGNYITDGFKLAVAVGAMLIGFVALITFLNNSFLAVIHISFTTILGYIFSPIAWLMGVSNKDIIKVGGLMATKLLTNEFVAMGDLQGMTAHLSTKANAIISSYLVSFANFGTIGIATGSIKAISQKQGTYVAKFSMKLLLGATLASILTGTIVGLYY; encoded by the coding sequence ATGAATTTTCTGTTTTTAGCTACAGGTCTGATGTTTGTATTTTTGGTTAGTTGGTTTGCAAGTAGTGATCGGAAGAATGTAAAGTACAAAAGAATAGTGATCTTATTTTTATTACAAATTATAATTTCTTTTCTATCATTACATACTGCAGGTGGAATTAAAATTTTATCTGAGATTTCAGCATTTTTTAATTGGTTAATGACCCAAGCTGCCGGTGGGGTTGATTTCGTTTTTGGTGGATTAATGATCAAGAGTGGTAGCAGCGTATTCTTCTTGAGCGTATTAATGCCTATTGTTTTTATTTCTGCTTTGATTGGAATTTTGAACTATATTAAAGTTCTACCATTCATAATTAAGTGGACGGGTTGGATTCTTAACAAGGTTACGCATGTAGGTGAGTTAGAGAGTTATTTTGCTGTTTCAACAGCAATTTTGGGACAGCCAGAAGTTTATTTAACTGTTAAAGAACAAATTCCAAAACTCAATTCAAAAAGGCTCTATACAATCTGTGCTTCTGCAATGAGTGCGGTCTCAGCATCACTGATTGCTTCTTATATGAAAATGATTCCCGGAAAATTTGTGGTAGTTGCTGTTTTCTTGAATATTTTGTCCGCATTAATTGTTTCGTGCATTATAAATCCATATGAGATTGATGAGAATGAAACAATTAAGATTGATTCAATTAGTGAACAACCATTTTTTGAAGTTCTTGGAAACTATATAACGGATGGTTTTAAGCTAGCAGTTGCGGTTGGTGCAATGCTGATTGGATTTGTAGCTTTGATCACTTTTTTGAATAATTCATTTTTAGCTGTAATTCATATCTCCTTTACTACGATCCTAGGATACATCTTCTCGCCGATTGCATGGTTGATGGGTGTGTCAAACAAGGATATTATTAAGGTTGGTGGTTTAATGGCTACTAAGTTATTAACCAATGAATTTGTAGCAATGGGTGACCTACAAGGAATGACGGCTCATTTGTCAACTAAAGCAAATGCAATTATCTCTTCATATTTGGTCTCTTTTGCTAATTTTGGAACCATTGGTATTGCAACCGGCTCGATTAAAGCAATCAGCCAAAAGCAGGGTACCTACGTGGCAAAATTCTCAATGAAACTTTTATTAGGAGCAACACTTGCTTCAATTTTAACAGGAACAATTGTTGGCTTATATTATTAA
- a CDS encoding alpha/beta hydrolase, whose translation MKFKWLFWGVGVLALLAICIPAYNWNHNNIARLRNSGKTQMAPIIMVPGSSATKNRFDSLISELGHEAPKNHSVLKMVVKKDGKITTTGTIQHNDNQPFIVVSFENNKDGKVNIDKQAVWLSSAFKQLVRTYHFNHFSALGHSNGGLILTLFLEKYLKKTPSVRIDKLMTIASPYNMEEKSTTYKTAMFKELYTYLEGLPESLVMYSIAGTENYNGDGTVPYNSVNFAKYIFQDQIKNFTEITVTGANTAHSDLPQNKQIVSLIGQYILREDFSRKMGQMQRK comes from the coding sequence ATGAAGTTTAAGTGGCTTTTTTGGGGAGTCGGTGTACTTGCATTGTTAGCAATATGTATTCCGGCCTATAATTGGAATCACAATAATATTGCTCGTTTGAGGAACTCTGGTAAAACTCAAATGGCACCAATTATTATGGTTCCGGGTTCAAGTGCAACTAAAAATCGTTTTGATAGTTTAATTAGTGAATTAGGACATGAGGCACCAAAAAATCATAGTGTATTGAAGATGGTAGTTAAAAAGGATGGTAAAATTACCACCACAGGAACAATTCAACATAATGATAATCAGCCATTTATCGTTGTCAGCTTTGAAAATAATAAAGACGGTAAAGTTAATATCGATAAACAAGCTGTTTGGCTAAGCAGTGCTTTTAAACAGTTGGTGCGAACGTATCATTTTAACCATTTTTCTGCCCTGGGGCATTCTAATGGTGGTTTGATACTGACCTTATTTCTTGAAAAATATCTCAAAAAAACACCTTCTGTCAGGATTGACAAGTTAATGACAATTGCTAGTCCATATAATATGGAAGAAAAAAGTACGACGTATAAAACAGCGATGTTTAAAGAACTATATACTTATCTCGAAGGACTCCCAGAATCATTGGTTATGTATTCAATTGCTGGGACCGAAAATTATAATGGGGATGGGACAGTCCCGTACAATAGTGTCAATTTTGCTAAGTATATTTTTCAAGATCAGATTAAGAATTTTACCGAAATCACTGTTACTGGTGCTAACACAGCGCATTCTGATTTACCACAAAACAAGCAGATTGTGTCTTTGATTGGACAATACATTTTGAGAGAAGACTTCTCTAGAAAAATGGGTCAAATGCAAAGAAAGTAA
- a CDS encoding DUF4111 domain-containing protein gives MKYTIDNLWSVAPAKGLEFHVVLLENTLNFNEPVPFELHFSKQHYEAYLDDPKGYVNKMHGSDPDLTAHLMIVTKVGKVLIGKSIKKVFCQIPSSAYWNSILYDISSAKSMIVEHPMYTTLNLCRALVYKKESVIDSKLSGGQWGLKKLPARYRKIVKKALVEYTSSGMTKKCKEKYDELVLIEFAEYMLNKINE, from the coding sequence ATGAAATATACAATTGATAATTTATGGTCAGTGGCTCCAGCAAAAGGATTGGAGTTTCATGTTGTTTTACTGGAGAATACATTAAATTTTAACGAACCTGTACCTTTTGAACTGCATTTTTCTAAACAACATTATGAAGCCTATCTTGATGACCCTAAGGGATACGTGAATAAAATGCATGGATCAGATCCGGATTTGACTGCACATTTGATGATTGTCACAAAAGTTGGAAAAGTTTTAATTGGAAAATCAATCAAAAAAGTGTTTTGTCAAATCCCAAGTTCAGCTTACTGGAATAGCATTTTATATGATATTTCAAGTGCTAAGTCTATGATCGTGGAACATCCTATGTACACAACACTAAATCTCTGTCGGGCACTTGTTTATAAGAAAGAGTCTGTAATTGATTCAAAACTCTCAGGAGGTCAATGGGGATTAAAGAAACTTCCTGCAAGATATCGTAAGATTGTGAAGAAAGCCCTAGTTGAATATACTTCAAGTGGTATGACTAAGAAATGTAAAGAAAAGTATGACGAGCTAGTTTTGATTGAATTTGCAGAATATATGTTGAACAAAATTAATGAATAA
- a CDS encoding DUF998 domain-containing protein, producing the protein MTKKSMQLYINFSFILMVIVICREISLPAVLGVFTTNRHVALLSDFGAPGMPTRYLFKHWEFIDGILFILGIPFYYQHLKPISRRYARFFAGLVVIYGIGDCLFSAIFDYSGSYFANWHSMLHAFGSLVGCGALFMANCLLILLLLFDNQLHFVKLFVSTQLVSMVACILCLFMESYPTVASSLQIVGLDGLYMPLLILGLAAGLKKIKKLFLQIIFKINKDV; encoded by the coding sequence ATGACAAAAAAAAGTATGCAACTATATATTAATTTCAGCTTCATCCTAATGGTTATTGTTATTTGCAGAGAAATCAGTTTGCCCGCGGTTTTGGGAGTATTTACTACCAATCGACATGTTGCTTTATTGAGTGATTTTGGTGCTCCAGGAATGCCTACTAGATATCTTTTTAAGCATTGGGAATTTATTGATGGAATATTATTTATTTTAGGTATTCCATTTTACTATCAACACTTAAAGCCTATCAGTCGTAGATATGCTAGATTTTTTGCAGGTCTTGTAGTTATTTATGGTATCGGTGACTGCCTTTTTTCTGCAATATTTGACTATTCTGGGAGTTATTTTGCAAATTGGCATAGTATGCTGCATGCTTTTGGTTCACTAGTTGGCTGTGGTGCGTTATTCATGGCAAATTGTTTACTAATCCTATTGTTATTGTTTGATAATCAGTTACATTTTGTAAAACTCTTTGTTAGTACTCAACTGGTTAGCATGGTGGCTTGTATTTTGTGTCTCTTTATGGAATCTTACCCAACAGTAGCAAGTTCATTACAAATTGTTGGATTAGATGGATTGTATATGCCATTGTTAATTTTGGGACTAGCAGCTGGTTTAAAGAAAATAAAAAAGTTATTTCTTCAAATTATTTTCAAAATTAACAAAGACGTGTGA
- a CDS encoding nucleotidyltransferase domain-containing protein, with translation MRSTAKLLVLLKTGYQRILKDNLVGIYLHGSFVLGSFNEAISDLDYLVVTYKPLSLVE, from the coding sequence ATGCGAAGTACAGCGAAATTACTTGTGCTACTTAAAACTGGATATCAAAGAATATTAAAAGATAATTTAGTAGGTATATATCTTCATGGTTCATTTGTTCTAGGGTCATTTAACGAAGCAATTAGCGATTTGGACTATCTGGTTGTTACTTATAAACCTCTTTCTTTGGTTGAGTAG